The following proteins are co-located in the Solanum pennellii chromosome 1, SPENNV200 genome:
- the LOC107007789 gene encoding uric acid degradation bifunctional protein TTL isoform X2: MGSVFDEKDFLACCGSTKFAKEMVAAGPFSTHQDAIHAARNIWFNKVDVNGWLEAFAAHPQIGQNPSRDHKSPTFAQWSKGEQSTALSTATELTLQELLEWNARYREKFGFVFLICASGRSTPEILAELKIRYQNRPIIEFEIAAQEQMKITELRLSKLFSDKADTAPAIKPLSTTNIATKAEDRVNIIGAHLTAASGAAGAKPALIPNRTRPPITTHVLDTSRGCPANGIEVRLEMWKDNQARPQFGDTYIDGWILLGSSATDKDGRSGQLMNMVEALVPGIYRISFNTGKYNPDGFFPYVSFVFEIKESQKWDHFHVPLLLSPFSLSTYRGS; this comes from the exons atggGATCAGTGTTTGATGAAAAAGATTTCTTAGCATGCTGTGGGAGCACCAAATTCGCTAAGGAAATGGTAGCAGCTGGCCCCTTTTCTACTCATCAAGATGCCATCCATGCTGCCAGAAACATCTGGTTCAACAAG GTTGATGTTAATGGATGGCTTGAAGCTTTTGCTGCTCATCCACAAATTGGTCAAAACCCTTCTCGGGATCACAAAAGCCCTACTTTTGCCCA GTGGAGCAAGGGAGAGCAGTCAACAGCTCTGTCCACTGCTACTGAGTTGACGTTACAG GAACTACTCGAGTGGAATGCTCGCTATAGGGAGAAGTTTGGCTTTGTCTTCTTGATATGTGCTTCAGGGAGAAGTACCCCTGAGATACTTGCAGAGTTGAAG ATACGATACCAGAACAGACCAATAATTGAGTTTGAGATTGCAGCCCAGGAGCAAATGAAAATAACTGAATTACGCCTTTCCAAGCTCTTCTCAGACAAAGCAGATACTGCTCCGGCAATTAAACCCTTGTCTACAACTAATATTGCGACAAAAGCAGAAG ATCGTGTGAACATTATTGGAGCACATTTGACTGCTGCTTCTGGAGCTGCTGGAGCAAAACCTGCTCTTATTCCAAATAGAACTCGCCCGCCCATCACAACCCATGTTCTGGACACTAGCCGTGGATGTCCAGCGAATGGCATTGAAGTACGACTGGAGATGTGGAAAGACAACCAAGCAAGACCACAATTTGGCGACACTTATATTGATGGCTGGATATTACTAGGGTCTTCAGCAACGGACAAAGATGGCCGAAGTGGTCAGTTGATGAATATGGTTGAAGCTTTGGTCCCAGGTATATACAGGATAAGTTTCAACACCGGTAAGTATAATCCCGATGGATTTTTCCCTTATGTCTCTTTTGTGTTTGAGATCAAAGAATCCCAGAAATGGGATCATTTTCATGTTCCTCTGCTGCTTTCACCATTCTCACTCTCGACCTATCGAGGTAGCTAG
- the LOC107007789 gene encoding uric acid degradation bifunctional protein TTL isoform X1 encodes MGSVFDEKDFLACCGSTKFAKEMVAAGPFSTHQDAIHAARNIWFNKVDVNGWLEAFAAHPQIGQNPSRDHKSPTFAQWSKGEQSTALSTATELTLQELLEWNARYREKFGFVFLICASGRSTPEILAELKIRYQNRPIIEFEIAAQEQMKITELRLSKLFSDKADTAPAIKPLSTTNIATKAEEDRVNIIGAHLTAASGAAGAKPALIPNRTRPPITTHVLDTSRGCPANGIEVRLEMWKDNQARPQFGDTYIDGWILLGSSATDKDGRSGQLMNMVEALVPGIYRISFNTGKYNPDGFFPYVSFVFEIKESQKWDHFHVPLLLSPFSLSTYRGS; translated from the exons atggGATCAGTGTTTGATGAAAAAGATTTCTTAGCATGCTGTGGGAGCACCAAATTCGCTAAGGAAATGGTAGCAGCTGGCCCCTTTTCTACTCATCAAGATGCCATCCATGCTGCCAGAAACATCTGGTTCAACAAG GTTGATGTTAATGGATGGCTTGAAGCTTTTGCTGCTCATCCACAAATTGGTCAAAACCCTTCTCGGGATCACAAAAGCCCTACTTTTGCCCA GTGGAGCAAGGGAGAGCAGTCAACAGCTCTGTCCACTGCTACTGAGTTGACGTTACAG GAACTACTCGAGTGGAATGCTCGCTATAGGGAGAAGTTTGGCTTTGTCTTCTTGATATGTGCTTCAGGGAGAAGTACCCCTGAGATACTTGCAGAGTTGAAG ATACGATACCAGAACAGACCAATAATTGAGTTTGAGATTGCAGCCCAGGAGCAAATGAAAATAACTGAATTACGCCTTTCCAAGCTCTTCTCAGACAAAGCAGATACTGCTCCGGCAATTAAACCCTTGTCTACAACTAATATTGCGACAAAAGCAGAAG AAGATCGTGTGAACATTATTGGAGCACATTTGACTGCTGCTTCTGGAGCTGCTGGAGCAAAACCTGCTCTTATTCCAAATAGAACTCGCCCGCCCATCACAACCCATGTTCTGGACACTAGCCGTGGATGTCCAGCGAATGGCATTGAAGTACGACTGGAGATGTGGAAAGACAACCAAGCAAGACCACAATTTGGCGACACTTATATTGATGGCTGGATATTACTAGGGTCTTCAGCAACGGACAAAGATGGCCGAAGTGGTCAGTTGATGAATATGGTTGAAGCTTTGGTCCCAGGTATATACAGGATAAGTTTCAACACCGGTAAGTATAATCCCGATGGATTTTTCCCTTATGTCTCTTTTGTGTTTGAGATCAAAGAATCCCAGAAATGGGATCATTTTCATGTTCCTCTGCTGCTTTCACCATTCTCACTCTCGACCTATCGAGGTAGCTAG
- the LOC107029140 gene encoding AT-hook motif nuclear-localized protein 23-like yields MAGLDLGSASHHRFLPHHLHDPQDDEINRNNTQFSDDDNNNNNDNNNNNSPGVARRPRGRPAGSKNKPKPPVIITRESANALRAHILEVSSGHDVFESVATYARKRQRGICILSGSGTVNNVTIRQPQAAGSVVTLHGRFEILSLSGSFLPPPAPPGATSLTIYLAGGQGQVVGGNVVGALIASGPVIVIASSFTNVAYERLPLDEENESIQMQQQGQSGNFADPSNIGLPFLNLPLNMPNGGQLQLETGGGEGWNGNTTNRPQY; encoded by the coding sequence ATGGCTGGTTTGGACTTAGGTTCCGCTTCTCATCATCGTTTTCTCCCTCATCATCTCCACGATCCTCAAGATGATGAAATCAATCGTAACAACACTCAGTTTTCCGatgatgacaacaacaacaacaacgataacaataacaacaatagccCCGGGGTAGCACGTAGACCTAGAGGTCGCCCCGCGGGATCCAAAAATAAGCCTAAGCCTCCCGTGATAATAACACGGGAGAGCGCTAACGCGCTCCGCGCGCATATTTTAGAAGTGAGTAGCGGACATGATGTCTTTGAATCAGTTGCTACTTATGCGAGAAAGAGACAAAGAGGAATTTGTATACTGAGCGGGAGCGGTACGGTGAATAACGTCACCATACGGCAGCCACAGGCTGCCGGTTCTGTGGTGACGTTACACGGAAGATTCGAGATATTATCTTTATCCGGATCTTTCCTACCACCACCCGCTCCCCCTGGGGCCACCAGCTTAACGATTTATTTAGCTGGTGGTCAAGGTCAAGTTGTTGGTGGAAACGTTGTGGGTGCGCTAATTGCATCAGGACCGGTTATTGTTATTGCTTCATCATTTACTAATGTTGCTTATGAGAGATTGCCTTTGGATGAAGAAAATGAGTCAATTCAGATGCAGCAACAAGGACAAAGTGGTAATTTTGCTGATCCATCTAATATTGGATTACCTTTTCTTAATTTGCCATTAAACATGCCAAATGGTGGTCAACTACAATTGGAAACTGGAGGAGGTGAAGGATGGAATGGAAACACAACAAACAGGCCACAATATTAG
- the LOC107015380 gene encoding benzoate carboxyl methyltransferase-like translates to MAGKKILLHMNAGNGECSYASSSTLQRKIIQEAIPVLEDAIKKTGDFPKKSCFNMADLGCSSGPNTLFTISNIIKIVQVLCDEKRCKMPEFQVHLNDLPDNDFNTIFKSIPSFYRNLKEANCFVSGVPGSFYERLFPSKSLHLVHSSYSLHWLSQAPENMENNNNIYITRTSPPHVVEAYTNQFDKDFSRFLQLRSEETVSGGRMVLTFMGSSIPDPYGSHYALLELLSNSLIDLIHEGLIEQAKLDSFSLPFYAPSKDEVEKIVEMEGSFVVDTINFFKVKWDERDNDDDICFDAYSSGKHIARNSRAVFEQMLVSHFQFGDSIVDYLFERYAYHLTCNLLVQKGNYFNIVISLTKK, encoded by the exons ATGGCAgggaaaaaaatacttttgcaTATGAATGCAGGAAATGGAGAATGCAGTTATGCCAGCAGCTCCACTCTTCAG AGAAAGATAATACAAGAGGCAATACCTGTTTTAGAAGATGCCATCAAGAAGACTGGTGACTTCCcgaaaaaatcatgttttaataTGGCAGACTTGGGTTGCTCTTCAGGACCAAACACACTCTTCACAATATCAAATATCATAAAGATTGTACAAGTATTATGCGACGAAAAGAGATGCAAAATGCCAGAGTTTCAAGTTCATTTGAATGATCTCCCTGATAATGACTTCAACACTATTTTCAAATCGATTCCATCTTTCTATCGGAATCTCAAAGAAGCAAATTGTTTCGTATCAGGCGTTCCAGGTTCCTTTTATGAGCGGCTATTTCCTAGCAAAAGCTTGCACTTGGTTCACTCATCTTATAGTCTTCATTGGCTCTCTCAG GCTCCTGAAAACATGgagaacaataacaacatatacATAACAAGGACAAGTCCTCCTCATGTAGTTGAAGCGTACACGAATCAATTTGACAAGGATTTCTCAAGATTTCTGCAATTACGCTCCGAGGAAACAGTAAGTGGTGGACGTATGGTTTTAACATTTATGGGAAGCAGCATTCCTGATCCCTATGGAAGTCACTATGCCTTACTGGAACTTCTATCAAACTCACTCATTGATTTAATACATGAG GGACTTATTGAACAGGCAAAACTAGACTCCTTTAGTCTTCCTTTTTACGCACCAAGCAAGGATGAAGttgaaaaaattgttgaaatggaAGGTTCATTTGTTGTGGATACCATTAACTTTTTCAAAGTGAAATGGGATGAGAGGgacaatgatgatgatatttGTTTCGATGCGTATAGCAGTGGTAAACATATAGCAAGAAATAGTAGAGCTGTATTTGAACAAATGCTTGTTAGCCATTTCCAATTTGGAGATTCCATTGTTGATTATTTGTTTGAGAGATATGCCTACCATTTGACTTGTAATTTGTTGGTTCAAAAAGGCAACTACTTCAACATTGTCATATCtttaacaaagaaatga
- the LOC114075613 gene encoding late embryogenesis abundant protein 6-like, protein MQAIKDKFNDMSAMRKAKAEAKEEEKAEKELAKTRVEVAREVRLAREAEAAMDLHVNKAAEKIANEEEKYVHDQPAGGTLDPYASSFTNPNLNNAGTGPTNNLL, encoded by the exons atgcaGGCTATCAAGGACAAGTTTAATGATATGAGCGCAATGCGCAAGGCCAAAGCTGAAGCTAAAGAGGAGGAAAAA GCAGAGAAGGAGTTGGCAAAGACAAGAGTAGAAGTAGCACGTGAAGTAAGATTGGCAAGAGAGGCAGAAGCAGCCATGGATTTACATGTCAACAAAGCAGCAGAGAAGATTgcaaatgaagaagaaaagtatGTTCATGATCAACCAGCAGGAGGAACCTTAGACCCTTATGCTTCTAGCTTCACCAACCCTAACCTCAATAATGCTGGTACAGGACCAACAAACAATCTACTTTAG